The following proteins are co-located in the Candidatus Woesearchaeota archaeon genome:
- a CDS encoding nucleotide sugar dehydrogenase: protein MKQIPTHNRMIALVGLGYVGLPLAVAFGRQKPVIGFDISPKRIKELREGFDRTNEVTKADLQSAQITLTTDPTSLEQSDFIIVTVPTPVDQVNRPDLGPVYAATKTVGQHLQKGAIVVYESTVYPGCTEEDCVPILEQESGLRCGSDFKVGYSPERINPGDKEHTVDKIVKVVSGMDQESTGIIASVYGSIIKAGIHVAPTIKVAEAAKVIENTQRDLNIALMNELSLIFAKMGIDTYDVLEAAGTKWNFLKFHPGLVGGHCIGVDPYYLTYKAQQLGYHPQVILAGRTINDSMATYVAGMTLQALQKYNADPRRCNVLILGLTFKENVPDIRNSKVKDIIRGLQQHGVKVSVYDPYVTKEDAEKEFHAPFVTLDTAAHYHAIILAVIHREFLALSPQTVLKLLSDPNIFVDLRGVMKQKQEFEKFEKVHYYSL, encoded by the coding sequence ATGAAACAAATACCAACCCATAATCGTATGATAGCACTTGTTGGCCTAGGGTATGTTGGTTTACCCTTAGCAGTTGCTTTTGGAAGACAGAAACCGGTTATTGGGTTTGATATCAGTCCAAAGCGTATCAAAGAACTGCGTGAGGGGTTTGATAGAACTAATGAAGTCACCAAAGCAGACTTACAGTCTGCTCAGATTACCTTAACGACCGATCCAACCTCGTTGGAACAATCGGATTTTATTATTGTTACCGTACCAACTCCTGTTGACCAAGTTAACCGACCTGATTTAGGGCCAGTCTACGCCGCGACAAAAACCGTCGGTCAGCATCTGCAGAAAGGAGCTATTGTTGTTTACGAATCTACGGTGTATCCTGGATGCACTGAAGAGGATTGTGTCCCTATTTTAGAACAAGAAAGTGGTTTGCGTTGCGGTAGTGATTTTAAGGTAGGATATTCACCAGAACGCATCAATCCTGGTGATAAAGAGCATACCGTTGATAAAATTGTTAAGGTTGTTTCAGGAATGGATCAAGAAAGTACAGGCATTATTGCTTCAGTTTATGGATCAATTATCAAAGCAGGAATCCATGTTGCACCAACCATTAAAGTTGCAGAAGCAGCAAAGGTTATTGAAAATACCCAACGAGACCTCAACATTGCCTTGATGAATGAACTCTCCCTCATCTTTGCAAAGATGGGAATTGATACCTATGATGTGCTTGAAGCAGCAGGTACAAAATGGAATTTTTTAAAATTTCATCCAGGTCTTGTGGGAGGTCATTGCATTGGTGTTGATCCCTATTACCTTACCTATAAAGCCCAGCAACTTGGATATCATCCTCAGGTGATTCTTGCAGGAAGAACTATCAATGATTCTATGGCAACCTATGTTGCTGGAATGACACTACAGGCATTACAAAAATATAATGCTGATCCGAGACGTTGCAATGTTCTCATTCTTGGATTGACCTTTAAAGAAAATGTACCTGATATACGAAATAGTAAAGTAAAGGATATTATTCGAGGACTTCAGCAACATGGTGTTAAGGTTTCTGTTTATGATCCCTATGTTACAAAAGAAGATGCAGAAAAGGAATTTCATGCACCCTTTGTTACTCTGGATACTGCTGCTCACTACCATGCTATCATCCTTGCAGTTATTCATCGTGAATTTCTCGCTCTATCGCCCCAAACAGTCCTTAAATTACTATCCGATCCCAATATCTTCGTAGATTTACGCGGGGTCATGAAACAGAAACAAGAATTTGAGAAGTTTGAGAAGGTTCATTACTATTCTCTGTAG
- the pseC gene encoding UDP-4-amino-4,6-dideoxy-N-acetyl-beta-L-altrosamine transaminase, with product MTYIPYGLHTIDREDIHAVTEVLNSSFLTTGPKVKEFEDALCQYLGAKYCVVVNSGTSALDVAVHALGLDPGSEVITTPMTFVASANALLYNSLVPVFVDIDPITHNIDCEKIKQKITSKTKAILFVDLKGNPAELNKLREIAMQYHLKLVEDACQAFSAEYDRRKVGCGDFAELTTFSFHPVKHICTGEGGAITTPDEQLYQKMLKLRNHGIARNILAQSRKEGTYLFDMDCLGRNYRLPDINCALGLSQLKKSDAFLMRREEIVHRYKEAFQKIPEITLPSLTKRARSSWHLFVVLLDKQINRDQFFLQMRSKEIGVNVHHIPVYHHSHYAQFAVDRHDFPVTEDYFQRALTLPLYPAMTDADVDRVVHETIATIEILKTNPRVNESK from the coding sequence ATGACGTATATCCCCTACGGGCTCCACACTATTGATCGTGAAGATATCCACGCTGTTACTGAGGTACTGAACAGTAGCTTTCTCACCACAGGGCCGAAAGTAAAAGAATTTGAAGATGCTTTGTGTCAGTATCTAGGAGCAAAATACTGTGTAGTTGTTAATTCTGGGACTTCTGCGTTAGATGTTGCTGTCCATGCTCTTGGACTAGACCCTGGTTCTGAAGTCATAACAACACCAATGACTTTTGTTGCAAGTGCTAATGCATTGCTCTATAATTCTCTCGTGCCTGTTTTTGTTGATATTGATCCTATAACCCACAATATTGATTGTGAAAAAATCAAGCAAAAAATTACTTCCAAAACCAAAGCAATTCTCTTTGTAGATCTTAAAGGAAATCCTGCAGAGCTTAACAAACTTCGTGAAATAGCAATGCAGTATCACCTTAAACTTGTCGAAGATGCTTGTCAGGCTTTTAGTGCAGAATATGACAGAAGAAAAGTTGGATGTGGAGATTTCGCTGAGCTTACTACTTTTAGTTTTCATCCGGTAAAACATATCTGTACTGGTGAGGGAGGAGCGATAACAACTCCTGATGAACAATTATATCAGAAAATGCTGAAATTGCGCAATCATGGGATAGCCAGAAATATCCTTGCTCAAAGTAGAAAAGAAGGTACGTATCTTTTTGATATGGATTGTCTTGGAAGAAATTATCGTCTTCCTGATATTAATTGTGCTCTGGGATTAAGCCAACTCAAGAAGAGTGATGCTTTCTTGATGAGACGTGAGGAAATCGTACACAGATATAAGGAGGCTTTTCAAAAAATCCCTGAGATTACCTTACCCTCACTTACCAAACGAGCGAGGTCTTCATGGCACCTCTTTGTTGTCCTCCTTGATAAACAAATCAATCGAGACCAGTTTTTTTTGCAGATGCGATCAAAGGAGATTGGTGTCAATGTCCACCATATCCCTGTATATCATCACAGCCATTATGCTCAGTTTGCTGTTGATCGTCATGATTTTCCTGTTACTGAGGATTATTTTCAGCGTGCTCTCACCTTGCCCTTATACCCTGCAATGACTGATGCAGATGTTGATCGAGTTGTCCATGAAACTATTGCGACCATCGAGATACTTAAAACAAATCCTCGGGTAAATGAGTCTAAATAA
- the rfbB gene encoding dTDP-glucose 4,6-dehydratase, translating into MTVLVTGGAGFIGSNFVRYYLQKHPHVHLVNFDALTYCGNLDNLKDIASHPHYRFVHGDVCDRELVEKCMQHVDLVFHFAAESHVDNSIKDPYVFTRTNVLGTHVLLEAAKKMHVKRFVHISTDEVYGSILNGSFKETDPLEPNSPYAASKASAELLVRGFFVTFGLPVVVTRSSNNFGPYQYPEKMIPLFVTNLLEGKKVPLYGDGMNVRDWLYVLDNCEAIDFVATQGKTGEIYNIGGGNECSNYELTKLLLQFTHREESFIQKVPDRLGHDRRYSLDCQKIRQLGWQPQFHFTDALQETVAWYQQHEAWWKKLKKI; encoded by the coding sequence GTGACGGTTTTAGTAACTGGTGGAGCGGGATTTATTGGAAGTAATTTTGTCCGTTATTACCTTCAAAAACATCCGCATGTGCATCTTGTTAATTTTGATGCCCTGACGTACTGTGGAAATCTGGACAACCTCAAGGATATTGCATCTCATCCGCATTACCGTTTTGTCCATGGAGATGTTTGTGATCGAGAACTTGTTGAAAAATGTATGCAGCATGTCGATCTAGTCTTTCATTTTGCCGCAGAAAGCCATGTTGATAATTCTATTAAAGATCCGTATGTCTTTACACGAACCAATGTGTTGGGTACTCATGTTCTTCTCGAGGCAGCAAAAAAAATGCATGTTAAACGCTTTGTCCATATATCCACCGATGAAGTGTATGGAAGCATACTGAATGGATCCTTTAAAGAAACAGATCCTTTAGAGCCAAATTCTCCGTATGCGGCGTCGAAAGCAAGCGCAGAGTTACTTGTCAGAGGCTTTTTTGTTACTTTTGGATTGCCTGTTGTTGTTACGAGAAGCTCCAACAATTTTGGGCCCTACCAGTATCCAGAAAAAATGATTCCTCTGTTTGTGACCAATCTTCTTGAAGGAAAAAAAGTTCCTCTGTATGGTGATGGTATGAATGTCCGCGATTGGTTGTATGTTCTTGATAACTGTGAGGCAATCGATTTTGTTGCTACGCAGGGAAAGACCGGTGAGATCTATAACATCGGCGGTGGGAATGAATGTTCTAACTATGAACTTACCAAATTGTTGCTACAGTTTACTCATAGAGAAGAGTCATTTATTCAAAAAGTACCTGATCGACTCGGTCATGATAGAAGATATTCGCTGGATTGTCAAAAGATTCGTCAATTAGGGTGGCAACCTCAGTTTCATTTTACCGATGCCTTACAAGAAACCGTAGCATGGTATCAACAACATGAAGCATGGTGGAAAAAATTAAAAAAAATTTAA
- a CDS encoding dTDP-4-dehydrorhamnose 3,5-epimerase family protein: MIEGVKIKKLKLYKDERGELLEIFRRDDPLFEKFGQAYITTSYPGYVKGWHYHKVQRDNFCCVQGKVKVVLYDDREDSRTKGEVNEFILDRQENPMVLSIPPYVFHGFECASDEQSIILNVPTEPYHHQNPDEYRLPFNTDKIPYTWKGTKGG, from the coding sequence ATGATTGAGGGTGTTAAAATAAAAAAACTAAAACTCTATAAGGATGAGCGAGGAGAACTTTTGGAGATATTCCGTCGTGATGACCCTCTTTTTGAAAAATTTGGTCAAGCATACATTACCACTTCCTACCCGGGCTATGTCAAGGGATGGCACTATCATAAAGTACAACGCGATAATTTTTGCTGTGTTCAGGGCAAAGTAAAGGTAGTTCTCTATGATGATCGTGAGGATTCACGCACTAAAGGAGAGGTTAATGAGTTTATTCTTGACCGTCAAGAAAACCCAATGGTTTTATCCATTCCACCGTATGTATTTCATGGGTTTGAATGTGCTTCCGATGAGCAGTCTATTATTCTGAATGTGCCAACAGAACCATATCATCACCAAAATCCAGATGAATACCGTTTACCTTTTAATACTGATAAAATTCCCTACACCTGGAAAGGAACAAAGGGTGGTTAA
- a CDS encoding NTP transferase domain-containing protein — protein MKGVILAGGTGSRLMPLTKVTNKHLLPIYHKPMIYYPLETLIKAGITEILIVSGPGHAGHFLNLLGSGKEFSVKLTYEIQDEAGGIAQALGLAERFADDHPLMVVLGDNIFEDDFKIPIANFHEGAMIFLKEVPDPQRFGVAELQGNKVVGIEEKPKHPKSHYCVTGLYVYDSKVFTVIKALQPSARGELEITDVNNWYVRNNKMMAHFVSGFWSDAGTFESLLRANNLVQEKIKKHH, from the coding sequence ATGAAAGGGGTTATTCTTGCAGGGGGGACAGGAAGTCGTTTAATGCCATTGACTAAAGTAACGAATAAGCATCTTTTGCCGATTTACCACAAGCCGATGATCTATTACCCCTTAGAAACCTTGATTAAGGCAGGAATTACCGAGATTCTTATTGTTTCTGGTCCAGGTCACGCTGGTCATTTCCTTAACTTACTTGGTTCAGGAAAGGAATTTAGTGTTAAGTTAACCTACGAGATTCAGGATGAGGCCGGAGGTATTGCACAGGCTTTAGGGCTTGCTGAGCGTTTTGCTGATGACCACCCTCTTATGGTTGTTCTCGGAGACAATATCTTTGAAGATGATTTTAAAATTCCTATTGCAAACTTTCACGAAGGTGCTATGATTTTTCTCAAAGAGGTTCCTGACCCACAACGTTTTGGCGTTGCAGAGCTTCAAGGTAATAAGGTGGTGGGCATTGAGGAAAAGCCAAAACATCCAAAATCTCATTATTGTGTTACTGGATTGTATGTGTATGACTCTAAGGTGTTTACCGTCATTAAAGCATTACAGCCCTCAGCTCGCGGAGAACTGGAAATTACTGATGTTAATAACTGGTATGTTCGTAACAATAAGATGATGGCCCATTTTGTTTCGGGGTTTTGGAGTGATGCGGGTACGTTTGAAAGCCTCCTTCGCGCAAATAATCTTGTTCAGGAGAAAATAAAAAAACACCATTAA
- a CDS encoding GDP-mannose 4,6-dehydratase — MVGMNILVTGVAGFIGFHVATALLDRGDIVLGIDNLNDYYDVSLKEARLKKLEEYAKTKPRSFVFVKEDIAQGDALQQIVKHHKIDAICHLAAQAGVRYSLTNPFVYEESNLKGTLTILELARKHKINHVVFASSSSVYGGNTKIPFAEEDPVNQPISLYAATKRAGELMCHSYHYLYGMNITCLRFFTVYGPYGRPDMAMFIFTKNILNGKPIEVYNHGKMKRDFTYISDIVSGVIASLDKPRGFAIINLGNSQSVELLYFIACLEKELGKKAEKKLLPLQPGDVPETFADISRAKRLLGFEPKTKIEDGVKRFVVWYKSYYALGKNV, encoded by the coding sequence GTGGTTGGGATGAACATTCTGGTTACTGGAGTGGCAGGCTTTATCGGCTTTCATGTTGCAACAGCTCTCCTAGATCGTGGAGACATTGTTCTTGGCATTGATAACCTCAATGATTATTATGACGTTTCTTTGAAAGAAGCACGACTAAAGAAGCTAGAGGAATATGCAAAAACAAAGCCACGATCCTTTGTCTTTGTCAAGGAAGATATTGCGCAGGGTGATGCACTGCAACAAATCGTTAAGCACCATAAGATTGATGCCATCTGTCATTTAGCAGCCCAGGCAGGAGTCCGTTATAGCTTAACCAATCCCTTTGTTTATGAAGAATCTAATCTGAAAGGAACGCTTACTATTCTTGAACTCGCACGAAAGCATAAGATAAACCATGTTGTCTTTGCCTCAAGTTCATCGGTCTATGGAGGAAATACGAAAATTCCTTTTGCTGAAGAAGATCCAGTCAACCAGCCAATCTCACTCTATGCTGCCACAAAACGTGCAGGAGAGCTTATGTGTCACAGTTACCACTATCTCTATGGCATGAACATTACGTGCTTACGCTTTTTTACGGTCTATGGGCCGTATGGCAGGCCAGATATGGCCATGTTTATCTTTACGAAAAACATCCTCAATGGTAAGCCAATAGAAGTGTACAATCACGGAAAGATGAAGCGTGATTTTACCTATATTTCTGATATCGTCTCAGGTGTTATTGCTTCCCTTGATAAGCCTAGGGGATTTGCCATCATTAATTTAGGAAATTCTCAGAGTGTTGAACTCTTGTATTTCATTGCATGCTTAGAAAAAGAACTCGGTAAGAAAGCAGAAAAGAAGTTATTACCCTTGCAACCAGGAGATGTTCCAGAAACCTTTGCGGACATCAGCAGGGCAAAACGTCTCTTAGGATTTGAACCAAAAACAAAAATTGAGGATGGAGTTAAACGTTTTGTTGTGTGGTATAAATCATATTATGCTTTAGGAAAAAACGTTTAG
- a CDS encoding N-acetylneuraminate synthase family protein — MKPVKIGQRLIGQGCPPYVILEASSNWCDMKSAPESRENFENAREMIRVAKECGADAVKFQLFDSNKIVNPFTPFSWAIGKKLGVSTTAQLFDHLKMPRSFVPQLIDYARTMKIDFLVTPFDKDAVDLLVTLGVPALKIASYEITDIPFLQYCAQQKLPLIISTGIATPEDIHVALQSVTTSGCEEVIFLLCESTYPCPIEEVNLARLQTLKQMTDTIVGYSDHSVEEWVPAVAVALGAKVIEKHFVLDKEILGPDEAFSIRPKRAKEMIALIHAVYKAVGNQTWVHTLTSQDERKVARRCLCAGSQGIKYGESFDVDALVILRGSGILPRDVAKLAGKVASRDYKPYEPILENEV; from the coding sequence ATGAAACCTGTGAAGATAGGTCAACGGCTTATTGGCCAGGGCTGTCCACCGTATGTTATTCTCGAAGCAAGTTCAAACTGGTGCGACATGAAATCTGCTCCCGAAAGTCGTGAGAATTTTGAAAATGCTCGAGAGATGATTCGTGTTGCAAAAGAGTGTGGTGCTGATGCTGTCAAATTTCAATTGTTTGACAGTAATAAAATTGTTAATCCATTTACTCCGTTTAGTTGGGCAATTGGAAAAAAATTAGGTGTTTCTACAACAGCACAACTGTTTGACCATTTAAAAATGCCACGTTCATTTGTTCCTCAGCTTATTGATTATGCTAGAACAATGAAGATTGATTTTTTGGTAACTCCTTTTGACAAAGATGCAGTCGACCTTCTCGTTACTCTTGGAGTTCCTGCATTGAAGATAGCCTCGTATGAGATTACAGACATTCCCTTTTTGCAATACTGTGCACAGCAAAAACTTCCCCTTATTATTTCAACAGGCATTGCAACGCCAGAAGATATTCATGTTGCATTACAATCAGTTACTACGAGTGGCTGTGAAGAAGTGATTTTTTTGCTCTGTGAATCAACCTATCCTTGTCCGATAGAGGAAGTAAATTTGGCACGATTACAGACTCTTAAACAGATGACTGATACTATTGTTGGTTATTCTGATCACTCGGTTGAGGAATGGGTTCCTGCTGTAGCTGTCGCTTTGGGAGCGAAGGTTATTGAAAAGCATTTTGTCCTTGATAAGGAAATCCTTGGTCCTGATGAAGCATTTTCTATACGGCCAAAACGAGCAAAGGAAATGATCGCTTTGATCCATGCAGTGTATAAGGCTGTAGGAAACCAAACTTGGGTTCATACACTTACCTCTCAAGACGAGCGAAAAGTAGCACGACGATGTTTATGTGCAGGTTCACAGGGAATAAAGTATGGAGAGTCTTTTGATGTAGATGCGCTTGTGATTCTGCGTGGTTCTGGTATTCTTCCTCGAGATGTTGCAAAGTTAGCCGGAAAAGTTGCTTCACGAGATTATAAGCCCTATGAGCCTATCTTGGAAAATGAAGTGTAA
- the rfbD gene encoding dTDP-4-dehydrorhamnose reductase: MKILILGSHGMLGHDLLEAFHEYSPVGWGKDELDITDRAMVQKRLALLRPDIIINAAAYTDVDGCETNLAYAYKVNGDAVGNLAQIASTIHATLVHVSTDYVFDGTNTQGYKENDLTHPINVYGKSKEQGEQLLVSTMSSMSSPQSRYFIVRSSWLYGHYGKNFVKTILQLAQKQDEISVVNDQQGCPTYTKDLASGIKQILMHQPHPYPSGIYHITNQGNCTWYEFAQEIKRITNIKVRVIPITSNELKRAAQRPMCSILLDTKTTITLRPWKEALKAYIDESIRMPR, encoded by the coding sequence ATGAAAATTCTTATTCTTGGTAGCCATGGTATGCTTGGTCATGACCTCTTGGAGGCATTTCATGAGTATTCTCCGGTAGGATGGGGAAAAGATGAACTAGATATAACTGATAGAGCAATGGTTCAGAAGCGTCTAGCATTGCTCCGTCCAGACATTATTATTAATGCTGCTGCATATACTGATGTTGATGGTTGTGAGACTAATCTTGCTTATGCATATAAGGTAAATGGCGATGCAGTCGGCAACTTGGCACAAATAGCTAGCACGATTCATGCTACTTTGGTTCATGTAAGCACCGATTATGTCTTTGATGGTACGAACACCCAAGGATATAAAGAAAATGATCTTACTCATCCGATCAATGTCTATGGGAAGTCAAAAGAACAAGGGGAACAGCTGTTAGTCTCAACTATGTCCTCTATGTCCTCCCCGCAATCACGTTATTTTATTGTGAGAAGCTCATGGTTGTATGGTCATTATGGAAAGAACTTCGTCAAAACAATTCTCCAGCTAGCACAAAAGCAGGATGAGATTTCTGTCGTTAATGATCAACAGGGTTGTCCTACGTATACCAAAGATCTTGCTTCTGGTATTAAACAAATACTGATGCACCAGCCCCATCCATACCCTTCGGGGATCTATCATATAACCAACCAGGGGAACTGTACCTGGTATGAGTTTGCTCAGGAGATTAAAAGGATAACAAATATAAAGGTTAGAGTAATTCCCATCACGAGTAACGAACTTAAAAGAGCTGCACAGCGGCCGATGTGTTCTATTCTTTTGGACACTAAGACGACCATAACACTAAGGCCATGGAAAGAGGCTCTGAAAGCATACATCGATGAATCGATAAGGATGCCTCGATGA
- a CDS encoding SDR family NAD(P)-dependent oxidoreductase, which produces MPLPLKKQLRNLFENKTILITGGTGFLGRHLVKNILPYGPHSIRVLSRDEVKHHYMQQLFAENPLLRHFIGDVRDYDRLRRAAQGADIVIHAAALKRLDMIEYNVDESIKTNILGTVNVVQACLENNVTTAVFVSTDKACSPINTYGACKFLAERIFSVSNRRRGSAPTIFTIVRYGNVLESTGSVIPFFTQKIKDGEDIPLTDPRMTRFIISPEQAVHLVFDAIAYGRCGEIFVPKLPAFRIIDLIDILKEKYQAKNRVKIVGIRPGEKIHEYMVNEAEMRRTYEFKNMYVIASEVYPSEDGEFVLSGTKVPEGALTHYSSDQAVIGKEEILSLFKKYKLL; this is translated from the coding sequence ATGCCTCTTCCTCTGAAAAAACAATTAAGGAATCTTTTCGAGAACAAAACCATCCTTATTACGGGTGGCACTGGTTTTTTAGGGAGGCATTTGGTGAAAAATATTCTTCCGTATGGTCCTCACAGTATTCGTGTTTTAAGCAGAGATGAAGTCAAACACCATTACATGCAGCAACTTTTTGCTGAAAATCCTCTTCTTCGTCATTTTATCGGTGATGTCCGTGATTATGATCGATTACGAAGGGCTGCACAAGGTGCCGATATCGTCATTCATGCTGCTGCACTCAAGCGACTTGATATGATTGAGTATAATGTTGACGAGTCCATTAAGACCAATATTTTAGGAACAGTTAATGTTGTCCAAGCCTGCTTGGAGAATAATGTCACCACGGCTGTTTTTGTTTCCACTGATAAAGCCTGCTCTCCGATCAACACTTATGGTGCTTGTAAATTCCTTGCAGAACGGATTTTTTCAGTAAGCAATAGAAGAAGGGGAAGTGCACCAACCATTTTTACCATAGTGCGTTATGGAAATGTTCTTGAGAGTACCGGATCTGTTATTCCTTTTTTTACTCAGAAGATTAAAGATGGAGAAGACATTCCACTGACAGATCCACGAATGACGCGTTTTATTATCAGTCCTGAACAAGCAGTTCATCTTGTTTTTGATGCTATTGCCTATGGAAGGTGCGGTGAGATTTTTGTTCCTAAACTTCCTGCATTCCGTATTATCGATTTGATTGACATCCTTAAAGAGAAATATCAAGCGAAAAATCGTGTAAAAATTGTCGGTATCCGACCAGGAGAGAAAATCCATGAGTACATGGTTAATGAAGCAGAGATGAGAAGGACCTATGAGTTCAAGAACATGTATGTCATTGCCTCTGAGGTGTATCCAAGTGAAGATGGAGAATTTGTGCTATCCGGCACCAAAGTTCCAGAGGGAGCGTTAACTCATTACAGTTCGGATCAAGCAGTTATTGGCAAAGAAGAGATACTGAGTTTATTTAAAAAATACAAGTTGTTATAA
- a CDS encoding class I SAM-dependent methyltransferase translates to MIERYRKRREEEMQRQSSDAYWLWYNERYIKTYKRILGQRFDSKILDLGCGAGHLVLACKKQGYDAEGIDIETCDFENENLPYKDQTFNLVIANAVIEHIGSPDHIFQEAYRVLKPGGSFIMRTPNWQQDAKNFYNDPTHKKPYTPHGLKMILQMHGFSVPFIEPGLIEKPAFYWKLPSPIKWKIASIIPGGTKSILAIGRK, encoded by the coding sequence ATGATTGAGCGTTATCGAAAACGACGGGAAGAGGAAATGCAACGACAAAGTTCTGACGCTTATTGGCTTTGGTACAATGAAAGGTATATTAAAACCTACAAGCGCATATTAGGACAACGATTTGACTCAAAAATTCTTGATCTTGGTTGTGGTGCAGGCCATCTTGTTTTAGCATGTAAAAAGCAGGGTTATGATGCAGAGGGTATTGATATTGAGACCTGTGATTTTGAGAATGAAAACCTGCCCTACAAGGATCAGACCTTTAACCTTGTTATTGCTAATGCAGTAATTGAGCATATCGGATCGCCAGATCACATTTTTCAAGAAGCATATCGCGTTCTTAAGCCAGGAGGATCTTTTATTATGCGAACTCCAAATTGGCAACAAGACGCCAAAAACTTTTACAATGATCCAACCCATAAAAAGCCTTATACTCCTCATGGATTGAAAATGATTTTACAAATGCATGGATTTAGCGTTCCATTTATAGAGCCAGGACTTATCGAGAAGCCAGCTTTCTATTGGAAACTTCCTTCACCAATTAAATGGAAAATCGCTTCGATCATTCCTGGAGGAACAAAATCCATTCTTGCAATTGGAAGAAAATAA
- a CDS encoding alkaline phosphatase family protein encodes MSNKINVIGLDGATFYLLDKIVARGLTPNIHRIMTQGYKNVCTSIYPPLSPPAWATIATGVNPAKHGVFDFFYMPFRREGSYARRIVNTTQWKIDTVFHHFNKAGYSCGVINYPMGYPPLIVNKYFISGLGTPGLDTDYTYPLDLKKEIAQQFPDYLIDVGGGIGQTSEAFLQSCRQMMLEQIKAAKYLFDKYPVDMFYAVFAFTDRFQHWFWQFIDPQSPSYGTWKKPIEVYEEFFKEVDAFFGLLLERMHADDVLLVLSDHGFGPIKKYFYINKFLYEAGLLHFLPEAKIFHQKNTPDGLLTSIDWTKTVAYSLGDYGEIRINLKGREPKGIVQPGEEYHRLRLFIKNILENVVDPEDGKKITDTVFLKEEVYNGPMLHEAPDLLFTLRHCSYLCYINGRGNEFYNYDKVLFRPPSKNEMEQWTGGHTLDGIFMAYGKTVNKDAVIPKITLYDIPATLLFLKGIPLPQSLDGKALQELFINHP; translated from the coding sequence ATGTCAAATAAAATCAATGTTATTGGACTAGATGGTGCAACTTTTTATCTCCTTGATAAGATTGTTGCTCGGGGATTAACACCAAACATCCATCGTATTATGACGCAAGGTTACAAAAATGTCTGTACTTCTATTTATCCGCCCCTTTCCCCTCCTGCATGGGCGACTATTGCCACAGGGGTTAATCCTGCAAAGCATGGTGTCTTTGACTTTTTTTATATGCCTTTTCGGCGAGAAGGAAGTTATGCCCGGCGGATTGTGAACACGACACAGTGGAAAATAGACACGGTTTTTCACCACTTTAATAAAGCCGGTTATAGCTGTGGTGTTATTAATTATCCCATGGGTTACCCACCGTTAATCGTGAACAAGTATTTTATTTCTGGTCTTGGAACACCTGGGCTTGATACTGATTATACCTATCCTCTCGATCTCAAGAAAGAGATTGCTCAACAATTCCCTGATTATCTTATTGATGTTGGCGGTGGTATTGGCCAGACCTCAGAGGCTTTTTTGCAATCCTGCAGACAGATGATGCTCGAGCAAATAAAGGCAGCAAAATATCTTTTTGATAAGTATCCTGTTGATATGTTTTACGCTGTTTTTGCTTTTACTGATCGCTTTCAGCATTGGTTTTGGCAATTTATTGATCCTCAATCTCCCTCCTATGGAACATGGAAAAAACCCATTGAGGTCTATGAAGAATTTTTTAAAGAAGTAGATGCTTTTTTTGGTCTTCTCCTTGAAAGAATGCATGCTGATGATGTTCTTCTTGTTCTTTCAGATCATGGGTTTGGTCCTATCAAAAAATATTTTTACATCAACAAGTTCTTGTATGAGGCAGGGCTTCTTCATTTTCTTCCCGAAGCAAAAATATTCCACCAAAAAAATACCCCTGACGGGTTACTCACTTCTATTGATTGGACAAAAACCGTTGCTTATTCATTAGGTGATTATGGTGAGATCCGTATTAATCTTAAAGGCCGTGAACCAAAGGGCATTGTTCAGCCTGGAGAGGAGTATCACCGCCTCCGTCTGTTTATCAAAAATATTTTGGAAAATGTCGTAGACCCAGAAGACGGCAAAAAAATAACTGATACCGTCTTTTTGAAAGAAGAGGTTTATAACGGGCCAATGCTTCATGAGGCTCCTGATCTTCTCTTTACTTTGCGACATTGTTCATATTTGTGTTACATTAATGGGAGAGGAAATGAATTTTATAATTACGATAAGGTTCTTTTCAGACCACCAAGCAAAAACGAAATGGAGCAGTGGACAGGAGGCCATACCCTTGACGGCATTTTTATGGCATATGGTAAAACCGTAAACAAGGATGCTGTTATTCCAAAAATAACCCTCTATGATATCCCGGCAACGCTTCTCTTCCTCAAGGGAATACCTCTGCCGCAATCACTTGATGGAAAGGCTCTACAGGAATTATTTATTAATCATCCTTGA